A part of Streptomyces sp. NBC_01451 genomic DNA contains:
- a CDS encoding PDR/VanB family oxidoreductase — MSVYEAELVVERRESAADGVLALTLRHPLGEELPGWEPGAHIDVVLGPELERQYSLCGDPADRSAWRIAVLREPDGRGGSAYVHESLGSGNKVRVRGPRNHFALKPAPRYRFVAGGIGITPILPMLAAAEAAGAEWTLLYGGRTRDSMAFTEELGRYGDKVTFAPQDETGLLDLDSEIGRLPEGTLVYCCGPGALLDAVETVCPAGALHVERFAPKARQGGEDSEFEVVLQRSGRTLTVPVEVSVLDAVRGAGVEVLFSCTEGTCGTCETDVLEGTPDHRDSVLSDEEREAGETMLICVSRCRGPRLVLDL; from the coding sequence ATGAGCGTGTACGAGGCCGAACTCGTCGTCGAGCGGCGGGAGTCGGCCGCCGACGGCGTGCTGGCGCTCACCCTGCGGCATCCGCTGGGTGAGGAACTGCCGGGCTGGGAGCCGGGCGCGCACATCGATGTCGTGCTCGGGCCGGAGCTGGAGCGGCAGTACTCGCTGTGCGGCGATCCCGCCGACCGGTCGGCGTGGCGGATCGCGGTGCTGCGCGAGCCGGACGGGCGCGGTGGATCGGCGTACGTGCACGAATCGTTGGGGTCCGGCAACAAGGTGCGGGTACGCGGGCCCCGGAACCACTTCGCCCTCAAGCCGGCGCCGCGCTACCGCTTCGTCGCGGGCGGTATCGGCATCACACCGATCCTGCCGATGCTCGCCGCCGCCGAGGCCGCGGGCGCCGAGTGGACACTGCTGTACGGCGGGCGCACCCGTGACTCCATGGCGTTCACCGAGGAGTTGGGACGCTACGGGGACAAGGTCACCTTCGCTCCGCAGGACGAGACCGGGCTCCTGGACCTCGACTCGGAGATCGGGCGGCTGCCGGAAGGCACCCTCGTCTACTGCTGCGGCCCCGGGGCGCTGCTCGACGCGGTGGAGACGGTCTGCCCGGCCGGTGCGCTGCACGTGGAGCGGTTCGCGCCGAAGGCCCGACAGGGCGGCGAGGACAGCGAGTTCGAGGTCGTTCTGCAGCGCAGCGGTCGTACGCTGACCGTGCCCGTCGAGGTGTCCGTACTGGACGCCGTGCGCGGCGCCGGGGTCGAGGTGCTCTTCTCGTGCACCGAGGGCACGTGCGGCACCTGTGAGACGGACGTGCTCGAAGGCACCCCGGACCACCGGGACTCGGTGCTCTCGGACGAGGAGCGGGAGGCGGGCGAGACGATGCTCATCTGTGTGTCCCGGTGCCGTGGTCCGCGGCTCGTCCTCGACCTCTAG